One Olsenella sp. oral taxon 807 DNA segment encodes these proteins:
- a CDS encoding AAA domain-containing protein, translating to MEYLNGQGRTTRYWVGVKDIDPRQRTLRVRGMHLGSYTVKDLTIRVDGIESSSLIDESYFPTPPELIERIDRDEDRFSSIFGTVPNLNVLNYLADCSRLNVAPATKEFSLIKRVDEDSFARGALCLDKEQFAAVVKRAQDRARYPHKGFRAKFEQLALNVLSVRGAGGLYVIAYRQLRLDPERRTLVIGHNTILCREFVVRNGKAFERQSIRRYLGEEDLHLLSSFDENRERIKDLMAKRISAPRLVDDVPYLLIITRDATVDLQREYDGIYAMYERGEPTVPIKAFFGDLTKRPVRRREFPLILLDQHINMDQLTATHQALKYPVTYVQGPPGTGKTTTIVNILVNALYNERTVLFASFNNHPVDGVFKSLESYSWNGKVLPLPVIRLGNNAVMIQALERMRTLYELVKDESVTPDRMMELSRIDGKLRAKDLSDLLKEYEENLDLQERKECIEKLAKDADDFFFKLELQSVQLELVRKRLKRVEPAEKTLERALKLMDRDQESLLRQLFCLSVRRIKRLGEPRVDELREIVFSTQADDERVTAFNHYLSDTDNLKKFLRIFPIVATTCISAHKLGQPVPSFDMVVIDEASQCDSACALVPIVRGQNLTLVGDPAQLSPVVVIDGTDNATLRRTYNIPDEYDFIENSAYKTFLACDSVSNEILLHEHYRCDEKIIGFNNRKYYNGKLSVKSGRNSPGALSYYNVEGDVSREKNVAPAEAAAIVDYVRKNCDKQIGIITPFARQREYLLSSLSAQGFDDVPCGTVHAFQGDEKDVILFSLALTDRTTPATYAWVANNQELINVATSRARDELVIFSSDRELDRLHGSMKGPDDLCELVRYVKQNGKSLVTPRSVSSRALGIKPYSTKTEAAFLESLNHALSNVFTSQVRHVVHHEVPIAQVFDENVAQQQLFYSGRFDFVVYEVEPDGTEVPVLAIELDGKEHRANEAVMRRDEQKNEICRRHKLQLIRVENSYARRYAFIKSILEKFFSIRR from the coding sequence GTGGAGTACCTCAATGGGCAGGGCCGAACCACACGCTATTGGGTTGGCGTCAAGGACATCGACCCCAGGCAACGCACGCTCAGGGTGCGCGGTATGCACCTGGGGAGCTATACCGTCAAGGACCTTACCATTCGTGTGGATGGTATCGAGTCATCCTCACTGATCGATGAGTCATACTTTCCCACCCCACCTGAGCTCATCGAGCGCATCGATCGCGACGAGGATCGGTTCTCATCCATCTTTGGCACGGTACCTAACCTTAACGTCCTTAACTACCTGGCCGATTGCAGCAGGCTCAACGTAGCGCCCGCCACCAAGGAATTCTCGCTCATCAAACGTGTCGATGAGGACTCCTTTGCCCGAGGGGCGCTCTGCCTTGACAAGGAACAGTTTGCCGCCGTCGTCAAGAGAGCTCAGGACAGGGCTCGCTATCCGCACAAAGGGTTTCGTGCGAAGTTTGAGCAGCTTGCGCTCAACGTCCTCTCGGTACGCGGGGCGGGTGGCCTCTATGTCATCGCCTATCGACAGCTACGTCTTGACCCCGAGCGTCGCACATTGGTCATAGGCCATAACACGATACTATGTCGCGAGTTCGTCGTGCGAAACGGGAAGGCGTTTGAGCGCCAGTCCATCAGGCGCTACCTGGGAGAGGAGGACCTTCATCTGCTCTCGTCCTTTGACGAGAATCGCGAGCGTATCAAGGACCTCATGGCCAAGCGGATCAGCGCGCCCCGGCTCGTCGATGACGTTCCGTACCTCCTCATCATCACGCGTGATGCCACCGTTGACCTGCAGAGGGAGTACGATGGCATCTATGCGATGTATGAGCGCGGCGAGCCGACCGTGCCCATAAAGGCGTTCTTTGGGGACCTGACCAAGCGTCCGGTACGTCGCCGGGAGTTTCCACTCATCCTTCTTGACCAGCACATCAACATGGACCAGCTCACCGCGACGCATCAGGCGCTCAAGTATCCGGTGACCTATGTGCAGGGTCCTCCTGGCACAGGTAAGACGACCACCATCGTCAATATCCTGGTCAACGCCCTGTACAATGAGCGCACGGTGCTCTTCGCGTCCTTTAACAACCATCCCGTGGACGGGGTGTTCAAGAGTCTGGAGAGCTATAGCTGGAACGGGAAGGTGCTTCCGCTACCTGTGATACGCCTTGGCAACAACGCCGTCATGATCCAAGCACTCGAGCGCATGCGTACGCTCTACGAGCTTGTCAAGGATGAGTCCGTCACGCCCGATAGGATGATGGAGCTGTCCCGAATCGATGGCAAGCTTCGTGCCAAGGACCTCAGCGACCTCCTGAAGGAGTACGAGGAGAACCTTGACCTGCAGGAACGCAAGGAGTGCATAGAGAAGCTCGCGAAGGATGCCGATGACTTCTTCTTTAAGCTCGAACTGCAAAGTGTGCAGCTTGAGCTTGTGCGCAAGCGGCTGAAGAGAGTCGAGCCTGCCGAGAAGACGCTTGAGCGGGCGCTCAAGCTCATGGACAGGGACCAGGAGAGCCTCCTTAGACAGCTCTTCTGCCTATCTGTGCGTCGCATCAAGCGCTTGGGTGAACCGCGTGTCGATGAGCTGCGGGAGATCGTGTTCTCAACGCAGGCCGATGACGAGCGCGTGACAGCCTTCAATCATTATCTCTCGGATACGGATAACCTCAAGAAGTTTCTGCGTATCTTTCCCATCGTTGCAACCACCTGCATCTCGGCACATAAGTTAGGGCAGCCCGTGCCAAGCTTCGACATGGTGGTCATCGATGAGGCGAGCCAGTGTGACAGTGCCTGCGCGCTCGTGCCCATAGTCCGGGGGCAAAACCTCACCTTGGTGGGAGACCCCGCCCAGCTCTCTCCGGTCGTGGTGATCGACGGGACAGACAATGCTACGCTGAGGCGTACCTACAACATACCCGACGAGTACGACTTCATAGAGAACTCGGCATATAAGACCTTTCTTGCCTGTGACTCGGTGAGCAACGAGATACTCCTGCATGAGCATTATCGCTGCGACGAGAAGATCATTGGCTTCAACAATCGCAAGTACTACAACGGTAAGCTCAGCGTGAAGAGCGGTCGCAACTCGCCTGGCGCGCTTTCGTACTATAACGTCGAGGGGGACGTCTCCCGTGAGAAGAACGTCGCGCCGGCCGAGGCAGCCGCTATCGTAGACTACGTGCGCAAGAACTGTGACAAGCAGATAGGGATCATCACGCCCTTTGCCAGGCAGCGTGAGTATCTGTTGTCCTCCCTCTCCGCGCAAGGCTTTGATGACGTGCCCTGTGGGACGGTCCATGCCTTTCAGGGAGACGAGAAGGACGTGATTCTGTTCTCGCTCGCCCTGACCGATCGCACCACACCCGCCACCTATGCGTGGGTGGCAAACAATCAGGAGCTGATCAATGTGGCGACGTCACGTGCCCGCGATGAGTTGGTCATATTCTCTAGCGACAGGGAGCTCGATCGCTTGCATGGGTCGATGAAGGGGCCGGATGACCTCTGTGAGCTGGTGCGGTACGTGAAGCAAAACGGGAAGTCGCTGGTGACGCCTCGCTCTGTGTCATCTCGCGCGCTTGGGATCAAGCCATACAGCACCAAGACCGAGGCGGCGTTCCTTGAGAGCCTTAACCATGCGCTGAGCAACGTGTTTACCTCTCAGGTGCGCCATGTGGTGCATCACGAGGTGCCCATAGCGCAGGTCTTCGACGAGAACGTGGCCCAGCAGCAGCTCTTCTACAGCGGTCGATTTGACTTCGTGGTCTATGAGGTGGAGCCTGACGGAACTGAGGTCCCGGTCTTGGCCATCGAGCTGGACGGAAAGGAGCATCGGGCAAACGAGGCGGTGATGAGGCGCGACGAGCAAAAGAACGAGATATGTCGCAGACATAAGCTACAACTCATCCGTGTGGAGAACTCCTACGCCCGCCGCTATGCCTTCATCAAGAGCATCTTGGAGAAGTTCTTCTCCATTCGGCGTTAG
- a CDS encoding ATP-binding protein, whose product MRLIKRTRYLETLVDVMGTPDIKVITGIRRSGKSKLLEALCDYILANVADANVIHVNYNLDDFEGIAEYHALLNYVKGRYQPEAVNFLLIDEVQMCEGFERAINSIHASERYDIFITGSNAFLLSSNLATLFTGRTFELEVFPFSFSEFCEYYGRTDVDDAFDDYALQGGMSGSYLYKNPVQRFKYIADVFRTLVMRDIVQRHNVRNKVMLDKIGDFMLDNVSNITSARSVANALGSGGSAPNHKTVGAYIGYLCDAFALYRIRRYDIRGKKYLASGEKYYLADHSFKYALLGMRDMDWGRTYENIVAIELLRRGYEVYVGTLYKKEIDFVAIRQSEKTYIQVSDDISLDKTFEREVSPLFQIKDAYPKMVIARTKHGEYTHEGVRIVDIARWLAG is encoded by the coding sequence ATGAGGCTCATCAAGAGAACACGCTATCTGGAAACGCTCGTCGACGTGATGGGCACGCCCGATATCAAGGTGATCACCGGGATAAGGCGAAGCGGCAAGTCCAAGCTTCTCGAAGCGCTGTGCGATTACATATTGGCGAACGTCGCGGACGCGAACGTCATCCACGTCAACTACAACCTCGACGACTTCGAGGGGATCGCCGAATACCATGCTCTCCTCAACTACGTGAAGGGCAGGTATCAGCCCGAGGCCGTAAACTTCCTCCTGATCGACGAGGTTCAGATGTGCGAAGGGTTCGAGCGTGCCATCAACAGCATCCACGCCTCGGAGCGCTACGACATCTTTATCACCGGCTCCAACGCGTTTCTGCTGTCGAGCAATCTTGCGACGTTGTTCACGGGCCGTACGTTCGAGCTTGAGGTGTTCCCATTCTCGTTCTCCGAATTCTGTGAGTACTACGGGCGGACGGACGTCGACGACGCGTTTGATGACTATGCGCTCCAAGGCGGCATGTCCGGCTCATACCTTTACAAGAACCCTGTGCAACGCTTCAAGTACATCGCGGACGTGTTTCGTACCCTCGTCATGCGCGACATCGTGCAGAGGCATAACGTTCGCAACAAGGTGATGTTGGACAAGATAGGCGACTTCATGTTGGACAACGTTTCCAACATCACGTCGGCAAGGAGCGTCGCGAATGCTCTTGGGAGCGGCGGCTCCGCTCCCAACCACAAGACCGTCGGCGCCTATATTGGCTACCTGTGCGACGCGTTTGCCCTCTACCGGATCAGGCGCTACGACATCCGTGGAAAGAAGTACCTCGCATCCGGCGAGAAGTACTACCTGGCTGATCATTCCTTCAAATACGCACTGCTAGGCATGAGGGACATGGATTGGGGAAGGACCTACGAGAACATCGTGGCCATTGAGTTGCTCAGGCGTGGCTATGAGGTGTATGTCGGTACGCTCTACAAGAAGGAGATTGACTTCGTCGCCATCAGGCAGAGCGAGAAGACCTACATCCAGGTGAGCGACGACATCAGCTTGGATAAGACCTTCGAGAGGGAGGTCTCCCCTCTGTTTCAGATCAAGGACGCCTACCCGAAGATGGTAATCGCGAGGACGAAGCATGGCGAGTATACTCACGAGGGCGTGAGAATCGTCGACATCGCACGCTGGCTTGCAGGATAA
- a CDS encoding zinc ribbon domain-containing protein gives MFCANCGTRLEDDALFCTECGASITRRMPGTLEQVTGSGTAGEHAMSRPVPAKSRRHHRLLVPIFALAFIVVIAIIVVRVLDGGQIEQVASSSSLCSTFGTTASSGSYDYFFSRRQGGICRATTDGTVDLIYPMDTNQSYVRCLTMDGDRLFFVKLDKTGSGQPLGIHRMRSDGGEDTMIGMGWTPDYSTGSRVSIDQVILYGHRLFVVLSSRDQRTGGGFLEVVSMDEDGGDRHTLCHQDGIDGTQALVTPDHIYYIDRAGDSSGSTRIVSIDMGSSEQRLIYGVRSTGINWLVLVGNRVCFMDGRQVMSVATDGTDAKVLYNVPSNLNSRIVATGERTLYLETSEVPRDEVTVEADTWDLQSLSIDGGVPVTLRAGIDFYHASVHNQGGHLLIMENGQDVGSAGERVASVGTDGSRYTEYSLRGTTFGN, from the coding sequence ATGTTCTGTGCCAACTGCGGGACTCGTCTAGAGGACGATGCGTTGTTCTGCACGGAGTGCGGGGCCTCTATCACGAGAAGGATGCCAGGTACCCTCGAACAGGTCACAGGCTCCGGCACAGCGGGGGAGCACGCCATGTCGCGACCTGTGCCTGCCAAGTCGAGGCGTCATCATAGGTTGCTCGTTCCTATCTTTGCACTGGCTTTTATCGTGGTGATCGCAATCATTGTTGTGCGTGTCCTCGATGGGGGGCAGATCGAGCAAGTTGCGTCCTCTTCTTCCCTTTGCAGCACCTTTGGTACCACTGCGAGCTCTGGCTCCTATGACTACTTCTTTAGCAGGAGGCAGGGAGGTATCTGTCGGGCAACGACCGATGGAACGGTTGACCTCATCTATCCTATGGACACGAACCAGAGCTATGTGAGGTGCCTGACCATGGATGGGGACAGGCTATTCTTTGTGAAGCTCGACAAAACAGGTTCTGGGCAACCATTGGGTATCCACCGCATGCGATCAGACGGTGGTGAAGACACCATGATTGGTATGGGCTGGACTCCAGACTACAGCACGGGGTCCCGTGTGTCCATAGATCAGGTCATCCTGTACGGCCACCGGCTCTTTGTCGTATTGTCGTCGCGTGACCAGCGCACTGGAGGTGGCTTTCTTGAGGTCGTGAGCATGGACGAGGACGGAGGTGATCGGCATACGCTCTGTCATCAGGACGGCATAGACGGCACGCAGGCTCTTGTCACGCCAGATCACATCTACTATATAGACCGTGCGGGTGATAGCTCGGGCAGTACCAGGATCGTCTCCATCGACATGGGTAGTTCGGAACAAAGGCTCATCTATGGGGTACGATCGACTGGAATCAACTGGCTCGTGTTGGTTGGGAATCGCGTGTGTTTCATGGATGGCCGTCAGGTGATGTCAGTGGCAACTGATGGGACGGACGCGAAAGTTCTATACAATGTTCCGTCAAACCTGAACAGTCGGATCGTTGCGACGGGAGAAAGAACACTCTACTTGGAAACCAGTGAAGTTCCACGCGATGAGGTGACTGTGGAGGCCGACACCTGGGACCTTCAAAGCCTCTCAATTGATGGTGGGGTGCCTGTGACCTTAAGAGCAGGGATCGATTTCTACCATGCTTCTGTCCACAACCAAGGCGGGCATCTGCTAATTATGGAAAATGGGCAGGATGTGGGAAGCGCGGGCGAGCGGGTTGCGTCCGTTGGCACTGATGGCTCAAGGTACACGGAGTATTCGCTAAGAGGTACGACCTTTGGCAATTAG
- a CDS encoding M28 family peptidase, whose protein sequence is MASTRYYLDYLNNQIDISPANSQEELDAAQLLQSLMDEHGLDTTMQEFDAPAGGEFTHDLTCVLLFFGMVMSGVLDSAVGVVGRVIVLVCVALLALRFGGYDLLGGIGPKARSQNVIGVHRATGPLVVKGNRPIVIVAHYDSPNENPLYRRNFVSLLPVIKRMSLWLVILVSLCTLLQLIGAIPEVGRHVFWGIGIVAGIPLIVIGVANIYERFAPCTVGASDNKSSVAALLGVMDMVRPADDDAKRQAAANLRSEVERGVAAGQASVDEADGLGEPSEGPQAEEAQVAPKDVGQADDEGVKGSEEDGSVTEGSPAMRETEGEAPDAEALSHESSDRDEDSQEPDQDPRIGPLSGVFDRVRKGTGGLFGRIRSAAVKEPEPIEDDRYGFAPEPPSVVATPRVPVTEKGVGADDDTIGASISTRVPGEGIEANIYRQNGDGSKFDPDTIVANTAPSAGDTETAETLEVPIVSKPEPRPVTSNATRRERRVPKTRASSTSEPQAVAQANEHDVVRRGASFIESLQILPSDCEIVYEMPPRPKVDLSKLPEVPEIPDFKVEDFYEPVESVDEEEPQEEHTGSVPTFFSNRERKVKARRDTAARTEAAESRSSAAGTDDASYEPGSDDTYADYGEGGEDAAYARNARDMLENTADAEYESMDTGGRGGLADLSQRIADILTKIREAFRSLVERITQRKRTVSGNTAQYGMIADEQDEDDQDSDDFYYDDDSQEPQQEGAEDDDVAIEGEYVVEDDVQYDSDGSDDDTKAFARDEMRVDATVLEDEGDAEGELGDTQPDGTLPRFDDADTTGGLVEGDMSGLDTKDEDVRPDERKRPRPVDDPRWGTSDFRPAPVDDGDPSGGVAHRAVLFDLPDPSLMPKDPLAPDDLGSATSYDSGQTSASVRPVRGTREPIGIVRPSRDFGAEAGEGSQVRERYARTTRDRGGESGYSGGSRRSQAADDSSASEWSRADVGHDAGQDGRTIGSRDRRSGGRVDGDRPASAGSRPDTRRWKGGATERYDLRVVDERVREGEWDDAQQQRPTKEDLREAILGMGDDELISHDVWFVALGASSIRHAGMREFLADFRKSVRGAFVVNLDSIGAGDLTILTSEGANETRRSDRRLVRLLGSVAKDLHINVNRRRYIWTETDATPAMHASMRAATLMGLSHDGVPELSHTVDDVPENVDAEQVVSVTELVSEIIRRS, encoded by the coding sequence ATGGCTTCAACGCGCTACTATCTGGACTACCTCAACAACCAGATCGACATCTCCCCGGCTAACAGCCAAGAGGAGCTTGACGCAGCTCAGCTGCTCCAGTCATTGATGGACGAGCATGGCCTTGACACCACAATGCAAGAATTCGATGCCCCTGCGGGAGGTGAATTTACGCACGACCTCACGTGCGTGCTGCTCTTCTTTGGAATGGTCATGAGCGGTGTGTTGGATAGTGCCGTTGGTGTTGTCGGTAGGGTCATCGTGCTCGTGTGCGTGGCCCTCCTTGCCCTTCGCTTTGGTGGCTATGACCTCCTGGGAGGGATTGGTCCCAAGGCGAGGAGTCAAAATGTCATTGGCGTACACCGCGCCACGGGGCCTCTTGTGGTCAAGGGCAATCGGCCGATCGTTATAGTTGCGCACTACGATAGCCCTAACGAGAACCCGCTCTATCGTCGCAACTTCGTTAGCCTGCTTCCTGTCATCAAGAGGATGAGCCTCTGGCTGGTCATTCTCGTATCCCTCTGCACCCTGCTTCAGCTGATTGGCGCCATTCCCGAGGTCGGCCGCCATGTCTTCTGGGGCATCGGTATTGTGGCGGGCATTCCGCTGATCGTCATCGGGGTGGCAAATATATATGAGAGGTTCGCACCCTGTACGGTGGGAGCTAGCGATAACAAGTCGTCTGTCGCTGCCCTGCTCGGCGTTATGGACATGGTACGTCCCGCCGATGACGATGCCAAGCGGCAGGCCGCTGCGAATCTTCGCAGTGAGGTCGAGCGAGGCGTTGCGGCAGGTCAGGCTTCAGTGGATGAGGCTGATGGTCTTGGAGAGCCAAGCGAGGGGCCCCAGGCTGAGGAGGCTCAAGTCGCCCCTAAGGACGTAGGCCAAGCCGATGACGAAGGCGTCAAGGGTAGCGAAGAGGATGGTTCGGTCACAGAAGGCTCGCCTGCCATGCGCGAGACTGAGGGAGAAGCGCCAGACGCTGAAGCCTTGTCCCATGAATCATCAGATCGTGACGAAGACAGCCAAGAACCAGACCAGGATCCGAGGATAGGTCCTCTTTCAGGAGTTTTCGATAGGGTGCGCAAGGGTACGGGAGGCCTCTTTGGTAGGATTCGCTCGGCTGCCGTCAAGGAGCCAGAGCCTATAGAGGACGACCGCTATGGCTTTGCCCCCGAGCCTCCCTCTGTGGTGGCGACGCCTCGCGTACCGGTGACGGAGAAGGGTGTGGGAGCTGATGACGATACCATAGGTGCCTCGATTTCCACTCGTGTCCCAGGGGAGGGGATCGAGGCGAACATATATAGACAGAATGGGGATGGGTCAAAGTTCGACCCAGACACGATCGTCGCGAACACTGCGCCGTCCGCAGGCGATACTGAAACTGCAGAGACTCTGGAGGTACCTATCGTGAGCAAGCCCGAACCCAGGCCGGTGACTTCGAACGCTACGCGCAGAGAAAGGCGGGTCCCAAAAACGCGGGCTTCCTCAACAAGTGAGCCACAGGCCGTTGCGCAAGCCAACGAGCACGATGTCGTCCGTCGCGGGGCAAGTTTCATCGAGAGTCTCCAGATCCTTCCCTCGGACTGCGAGATCGTCTACGAGATGCCCCCACGCCCCAAGGTCGATCTGTCGAAGCTCCCTGAGGTTCCCGAGATACCCGACTTCAAGGTCGAAGACTTCTATGAGCCGGTTGAGTCCGTTGATGAGGAGGAGCCACAGGAGGAGCATACCGGCTCCGTTCCCACCTTCTTTAGCAACAGGGAGCGTAAGGTCAAGGCGAGAAGGGACACGGCCGCGCGCACCGAGGCTGCGGAGTCGCGCTCATCTGCAGCGGGTACAGACGATGCGTCTTACGAGCCTGGTTCAGATGACACCTACGCGGACTATGGTGAGGGCGGCGAGGACGCTGCCTATGCACGGAATGCTCGGGACATGCTCGAGAACACAGCTGACGCCGAGTATGAGTCCATGGACACTGGGGGTCGTGGGGGCCTGGCGGACTTGTCTCAGAGAATCGCTGATATTCTTACCAAGATTCGTGAGGCGTTCAGGAGCTTGGTCGAGCGCATCACCCAACGTAAAAGGACCGTTAGCGGGAACACGGCGCAGTACGGGATGATCGCAGACGAGCAGGACGAGGACGACCAGGACTCCGATGACTTCTACTACGATGATGACAGTCAGGAGCCACAGCAGGAAGGTGCCGAGGACGATGACGTTGCCATCGAAGGGGAGTATGTCGTTGAGGATGACGTGCAGTACGACTCCGATGGATCTGATGATGATACTAAGGCATTCGCTCGTGATGAGATGAGGGTGGATGCCACCGTGTTGGAGGATGAGGGTGACGCTGAAGGTGAGCTTGGCGACACCCAACCCGACGGTACCCTGCCCCGCTTTGATGATGCCGACACGACGGGAGGGTTGGTCGAGGGGGATATGAGCGGCCTCGACACCAAAGATGAGGATGTGAGGCCGGACGAGAGAAAAAGGCCGAGGCCAGTGGATGACCCGAGGTGGGGAACGTCTGACTTCCGCCCCGCCCCTGTGGATGACGGAGACCCGAGTGGGGGCGTGGCACATCGAGCCGTCTTGTTTGACCTCCCTGACCCATCGCTTATGCCGAAGGACCCCCTTGCGCCCGACGACCTGGGGTCAGCGACCTCGTACGACTCAGGTCAGACGAGTGCCAGTGTGCGACCGGTTCGCGGGACGCGCGAGCCCATTGGTATCGTGAGGCCAAGTCGTGACTTTGGCGCAGAGGCTGGAGAGGGTAGCCAGGTACGCGAGAGGTATGCTCGCACGACCAGGGATCGCGGGGGCGAGTCTGGGTATTCGGGCGGCAGCCGCAGGAGCCAGGCTGCTGACGATAGTTCGGCGAGCGAGTGGAGCAGGGCTGACGTAGGCCATGATGCCGGGCAAGATGGACGTACCATCGGAAGTCGAGATCGTCGGAGCGGCGGCAGGGTGGATGGCGACCGTCCCGCATCTGCGGGATCACGTCCAGACACACGCAGGTGGAAGGGCGGTGCAACCGAGCGCTATGACCTTCGAGTCGTCGACGAGCGGGTCCGTGAGGGAGAGTGGGATGACGCACAACAGCAGCGCCCTACTAAGGAGGACCTACGCGAGGCGATACTGGGCATGGGGGATGACGAGCTCATCTCGCATGACGTGTGGTTCGTTGCCCTTGGCGCATCCTCGATCAGGCACGCTGGTATGCGAGAGTTCCTTGCTGACTTCAGGAAGTCAGTAAGGGGTGCCTTTGTCGTTAACCTTGACTCCATTGGTGCCGGGGACCTGACCATCCTGACGAGCGAGGGCGCAAACGAGACTCGCCGCTCGGATCGCCGACTGGTGAGGTTACTCGGATCGGTTGCAAAGGACCTACATATCAACGTGAACAGGAGGCGTTACATCTGGACCGAGACCGACGCGACGCCTGCCATGCATGCCTCCATGCGAGCAGCCACTCTCATGGGTCTTTCGCATGATGGTGTTCCGGAGCTTTCGCACACGGTAGACGATGTCCCCGAAAACGTAGATGCCGAGCAAGTCGTCTCTGTGACAGAACTCGTGTCGGAGATCATTCGTCGCTCGTAA
- a CDS encoding aminopeptidase, translated as MSSRLSAEECRRAMEGLAPQIERYAELLVHKGAAIKPGQELVLQAPVERADFVRIVVRAAYRAGAGHVTVIWRDDVVQRLTFESVALDFFRHTPSWQVEQLNSLAEAGASFLFLDGSDPAAFDGVDPAKPAAASRARNSECRAFREGMDFGRNVWCIAGVPVVAWAERIFPGVSASESLYRLWCTILSVARADGDDPQGTWETHNATFEKNKRILNSNRFVGLRYASSNGTDLTIGLNEGHVWEGGAARTVDGTVFFPNIPTEEVFTTPDRRRAEGIVHSALPLVHAGSIVEDFWFAFEEGRVIDYGAERGKDVLRHILETDENAVRLGECALISKNTPIRQSGILFYDTLFDENASCHLALGMGFPECLEGGFKLDRDELLAHGVNQSHTHVDFMIGTEDLNVWGIKADGAKTPLFVNGQWAWESE; from the coding sequence ATGAGCAGCCGACTAAGTGCCGAGGAGTGTCGTCGGGCGATGGAGGGTCTCGCTCCTCAGATAGAGCGCTATGCGGAGCTTCTCGTCCACAAGGGCGCCGCGATCAAGCCGGGCCAAGAGCTTGTGCTCCAGGCGCCCGTTGAGCGTGCCGACTTTGTGCGCATCGTTGTTAGGGCCGCCTATAGGGCAGGTGCCGGGCACGTCACCGTCATCTGGCGTGATGACGTTGTGCAGAGACTCACCTTTGAGAGCGTCGCGCTCGACTTCTTTAGGCACACACCCTCGTGGCAGGTTGAGCAGTTGAACTCCCTTGCTGAAGCTGGCGCAAGCTTCTTGTTTCTTGATGGCTCTGACCCGGCGGCATTCGATGGCGTCGATCCGGCTAAACCGGCTGCGGCATCACGTGCCAGGAACAGCGAGTGCCGTGCCTTCAGGGAGGGCATGGATTTTGGGCGCAACGTCTGGTGTATCGCAGGGGTGCCTGTGGTTGCCTGGGCGGAGAGGATCTTTCCGGGGGTGAGCGCGAGCGAGTCTCTCTATAGACTGTGGTGTACGATCTTGAGCGTTGCCCGTGCGGACGGTGATGACCCGCAGGGCACATGGGAGACGCACAATGCGACCTTCGAGAAGAACAAGCGGATTCTGAACTCCAATCGTTTCGTGGGTCTTCGCTATGCCTCAAGCAACGGGACGGACCTCACCATTGGCCTCAATGAGGGCCATGTTTGGGAGGGGGGCGCGGCGCGGACAGTTGACGGAACAGTGTTCTTTCCCAACATACCGACCGAGGAGGTGTTTACCACCCCAGACCGCAGGCGGGCCGAGGGCATCGTGCACTCTGCGCTGCCGCTCGTGCACGCGGGCAGCATCGTGGAGGACTTCTGGTTCGCCTTCGAGGAGGGCCGTGTCATAGATTACGGGGCCGAGCGGGGTAAGGACGTCTTGAGGCATATTCTCGAGACGGACGAGAACGCGGTTCGTTTGGGGGAGTGCGCCCTCATCTCCAAGAACACGCCCATCCGGCAGAGCGGCATTCTCTTCTATGACACGCTCTTCGACGAGAACGCGAGCTGTCACCTCGCCCTGGGCATGGGTTTTCCCGAATGCCTTGAGGGCGGGTTCAAGCTTGATAGGGATGAGCTGCTCGCACATGGTGTCAACCAGTCCCACACGCACGTGGACTTTATGATTGGAACCGAGGACCTTAACGTATGGGGCATCAAGGCAGACGGTGCAAAGACACCGCTGTTTGTGAACGGCCAGTGGGCCTGGGAGAGCGAGTAG